In a genomic window of Salegentibacter salegens:
- the thrS gene encoding threonine--tRNA ligase, whose protein sequence is MIKVSLPDGSIKEFEKGSTPMDVANSISSGLARNVISAKFNNNIVEVSTPLTTDGSLTLFTWKDDEGKKAFWHSTSHVMAQAIEEMYPGSKLTIGPAIENGFYYDVDFGEHKLSENDFKKIEDRMLQIAREKHDFKLREVSKADALSYYKEQNNQFKVELIENLEDGEITFCDHDNFTDLCRGGHIPNTGFIKAVKLMSVAGAYWRGDENNQQLTRVYGISFPKQKELKEYLELLEEAKKRDHRKLGKELELFTFSQKVGQGLPLWLPKGAALRERLEDFLKKAQKKAGYEMVVSPHIGQKELYVTSGHYAKYGEDSFQPIKTPNEGEEFLLKPMNCPHHCEIYNAKSWSYRDLPKRFAEFGTVYRYEQSGELHGLTRVRGFTQDDAHIFCTPDQLDEEFKKVIDLTLYVFDSLGFENFTAQVSLRDPENKEKYIGSDDVWEKAETAIINAAKEKGLNYVVETGEAAFYGPKLDFMVKDALGRSWQLGTIQVDYNLPERFELTYKGSDNETHRPVMIHRAPFGSMERFIAILLEHTAGNFPLWLMPEQAMVLSISEKYEKYAQKVLTLLENNEIRALADNRNETIGKKIREAEMNKFPYMLIIGEQEEQDGTVSVRKRGEGDIGTMPVEDFAAIINKEIKKTLKTFEV, encoded by the coding sequence ATGATTAAGGTAAGCTTGCCCGATGGCAGTATAAAAGAATTTGAAAAAGGCTCCACTCCAATGGATGTTGCTAATAGCATTAGCTCTGGACTGGCCCGAAACGTAATTTCAGCAAAATTCAATAATAATATTGTAGAAGTTTCTACGCCGTTAACAACAGATGGCAGTTTAACCTTATTTACCTGGAAAGACGATGAAGGTAAAAAAGCCTTTTGGCATTCTACCTCACACGTAATGGCCCAGGCGATAGAAGAAATGTACCCCGGTTCTAAATTAACTATTGGACCGGCCATAGAAAATGGATTCTATTATGATGTAGATTTTGGTGAACACAAGCTTTCGGAAAACGATTTTAAGAAAATCGAAGATAGAATGCTTCAGATTGCTCGCGAAAAACATGATTTTAAACTTCGCGAAGTTTCTAAGGCAGATGCGCTCTCCTATTATAAGGAACAAAATAATCAGTTTAAAGTTGAATTAATCGAGAACCTGGAAGATGGTGAAATCACTTTCTGCGATCACGACAACTTTACAGATCTTTGCCGCGGCGGCCATATTCCAAATACCGGCTTTATTAAGGCCGTGAAATTAATGAGTGTTGCCGGAGCTTACTGGCGGGGCGATGAAAACAATCAGCAGTTAACCCGGGTTTATGGAATTTCATTTCCGAAGCAAAAAGAATTAAAGGAATACTTAGAACTGCTTGAAGAAGCTAAGAAAAGAGATCACCGTAAGCTTGGTAAGGAACTTGAATTATTTACTTTTTCTCAGAAAGTTGGACAGGGACTACCGTTATGGCTTCCAAAAGGAGCTGCTTTAAGAGAACGCCTGGAAGATTTCCTGAAAAAGGCGCAAAAGAAAGCGGGTTACGAAATGGTGGTAAGTCCGCATATTGGTCAAAAAGAACTTTATGTGACTTCAGGACACTATGCTAAATATGGCGAAGACAGTTTTCAGCCAATCAAAACTCCTAATGAAGGTGAGGAATTTTTATTGAAACCTATGAACTGCCCGCATCACTGTGAGATTTATAACGCGAAGTCCTGGAGTTACCGCGATCTCCCAAAACGTTTTGCTGAATTTGGCACCGTTTATCGTTATGAACAAAGCGGGGAATTACACGGGTTAACGCGAGTGAGAGGTTTTACCCAGGATGATGCACATATTTTTTGTACTCCAGATCAATTAGATGAAGAATTCAAAAAAGTAATAGACCTTACCTTATATGTATTCGATTCTTTAGGTTTTGAAAACTTTACAGCACAGGTTTCATTAAGAGACCCAGAGAATAAAGAAAAGTATATAGGATCTGACGATGTTTGGGAAAAAGCTGAAACTGCCATAATTAATGCAGCTAAAGAAAAAGGTCTTAATTATGTTGTTGAAACCGGGGAAGCCGCTTTTTACGGCCCTAAGTTAGACTTTATGGTGAAAGATGCACTTGGCAGAAGCTGGCAACTTGGCACCATTCAGGTAGATTATAACCTGCCAGAACGTTTTGAACTTACCTATAAAGGAAGTGACAATGAGACACACCGTCCGGTAATGATTCACCGTGCTCCTTTTGGCAGTATGGAGCGCTTTATCGCTATTTTACTGGAACATACAGCAGGTAACTTCCCATTGTGGTTAATGCCCGAACAGGCTATGGTGCTCTCAATCAGTGAGAAATATGAAAAATACGCCCAAAAAGTTTTAACTTTGCTGGAAAATAACGAAATTCGCGCTTTGGCAGATAACCGAAATGAAACCATTGGTAAGAAAATAAGGGAAGCCGAAATGAACAAATTTCCGTATATGTTGATTATAGGGGAACAGGAAGAACAGGATGGTACGGTTTCTGTACGAAAAAGAGGGGAAGGCGATATTGGCACTATGCCGGTAGAAGACTTTGCCGCAATTATAAATAAGGAAATTAAAAAAACGTTGAAGACGTTTGAAGTTTAA
- the infC gene encoding translation initiation factor IF-3, giving the protein MRRKKSKRPLRAVKEDQHRINQKIRAEEVRLVGDNVEMGVYPTKEALTIAEDLGLDLVEISPDAKPPVVKAMDYKKFLYEQKKREKAMKAKASKVVVKEIRFGPNTDDHDYEFKKRNAEKFLKDGAKLKAFVFFKGRSIVFKDKGEILLLRLAQDLEELGKVEQMPKLEGKRMTMFLSPRKAK; this is encoded by the coding sequence ATACGTAGAAAAAAATCGAAAAGACCGCTTAGAGCAGTTAAAGAGGATCAACACCGGATTAACCAAAAAATCAGGGCAGAAGAAGTTCGCCTTGTAGGTGATAATGTAGAAATGGGGGTTTATCCCACCAAAGAAGCATTAACCATAGCCGAAGATTTAGGTTTGGATTTGGTAGAAATATCTCCAGATGCAAAACCCCCGGTGGTAAAAGCGATGGATTATAAAAAGTTTCTTTATGAACAAAAGAAGCGCGAAAAGGCAATGAAAGCCAAAGCGAGTAAAGTTGTTGTAAAAGAAATACGCTTTGGTCCTAATACCGATGATCACGATTACGAGTTTAAAAAACGTAATGCAGAGAAATTTTTAAAAGATGGCGCAAAACTAAAAGCTTTTGTATTTTTTAAAGGTAGATCTATCGTATTTAAGGATAAAGGTGAAATCCTATTGCTTAGATTAGCTCAAGATCTTGAAGAACTTGGAAAAGTAGAACAAATGCCAAAACTGGAAGGAAAACGTATGACTATGTTTTTATCTCCCAGAAAAGCAAAATAA
- the rpmI gene encoding 50S ribosomal protein L35 — protein MPKMKTKSSAKKRFKLTGTGKIKRKHAFKSHILTKKSKKRKLALTHSTLVHDADKDNVKLMLRLK, from the coding sequence ATGCCGAAAATGAAAACAAAATCTAGTGCCAAAAAGCGTTTTAAGCTTACCGGTACTGGTAAAATAAAAAGAAAGCACGCGTTTAAAAGTCACATCTTAACAAAGAAGTCAAAGAAACGTAAGCTAGCCTTAACGCACAGTACATTAGTACATGATGCTGATAAGGACAATGTTAAACTTATGTTGCGTTTAAAGTAA
- the rplT gene encoding 50S ribosomal protein L20 has protein sequence MPRSVNSVAKRARRKKVLKQAKGYFGRRKNVWTVAKNAVEKAMLYSYRDRKVKKRNFRSLWILRINAAARQHGMSYSQFMGAAKANGIGLNRKVLADLAMNHPEAFKAVVDKVK, from the coding sequence ATGCCAAGATCAGTAAATTCAGTTGCGAAGAGAGCCAGAAGAAAAAAGGTTCTTAAGCAAGCAAAAGGTTACTTCGGACGTCGTAAAAACGTTTGGACAGTAGCTAAAAACGCGGTAGAGAAAGCAATGCTTTACTCATATAGAGACCGCAAAGTAAAGAAACGTAATTTCCGTTCACTATGGATATTGCGTATCAATGCCGCAGCCCGTCAACACGGTATGTCTTATTCTCAATTTATGGGAGCTGCAAAAGCAAATGGAATAGGTTTAAACCGTAAGGTACTTGCCGATTTGGCGATGAACCATCCAGAAGCTTTTAAAGCAGTTGTAGATAAAGTAAAGTAA
- a CDS encoding secondary thiamine-phosphate synthase enzyme YjbQ, whose amino-acid sequence MKFFQKEIKLKARSRGFHIVTDEVQQQLPELKEINSGMLHVFIKHTSAGITINENADSTVREDFESHFNEMVPEDMQYYKHTLEGSDDMPAHIKASLLGNSLQIPVTNGKLNLGTWQGIYLAEHRDNGGSRKLVLSLYGV is encoded by the coding sequence ATGAAATTTTTTCAGAAGGAAATAAAATTAAAAGCGAGATCAAGAGGTTTTCATATCGTAACCGATGAAGTGCAGCAGCAACTTCCCGAATTAAAAGAGATTAATTCAGGAATGCTACATGTTTTTATAAAGCATACTTCTGCAGGAATAACCATTAACGAAAACGCTGATTCTACGGTGCGGGAAGATTTTGAGAGTCATTTTAATGAAATGGTGCCCGAAGATATGCAGTATTATAAACATACCTTAGAAGGATCAGATGATATGCCGGCGCATATCAAGGCTTCCTTGCTGGGAAATTCACTTCAGATCCCTGTTACTAATGGAAAATTGAATTTGGGAACCTGGCAAGGAATTTATCTGGCAGAACATAGAGATAATGGCGGTTCCCGAAAATTGGTTTTAAGCCTTTACGGGGTTTAA
- a CDS encoding asparagine synthetase B, translating to MGEDSQKNHLKAYGITYFALEEELEVRWLLNYRGGSFLISDTELLRKECKIRGVSFEVISDSKTQSILEEISSPSQNMETVVLEKAPKIAVYSPQGNKPWDDAVTMALTYAEIPYETIYDEAVLNDALILYDWLHLHHEDFTGQYGKFYRTFRTTPWYIQEKQEAEALAQKLGYNKVSEEKLDVALKIRDYVVGGGFMFAMCSATDSFDIALAAKGVDIAETMFDGDPSEPGYQSKIDFSNTFAFTDFTLERSPMVYEFSSIDMTAKRNIPKETDYFTLMDFSAKWDVVPTMLTQNHTRLVKGFMGQTTAYNPDNIKANVLVMGESKLNGEARYIHGIKGKGFFTFYGGHDPEDYQHRVGDPKTELELHPTSPGYRLILNNVLFPAAKKKPQKT from the coding sequence ATGGGTGAAGATTCCCAAAAGAATCATTTAAAAGCCTATGGCATAACCTACTTTGCTTTAGAGGAAGAATTAGAAGTTAGGTGGTTGCTTAATTATCGTGGGGGTTCGTTTTTAATTTCAGATACCGAGTTATTAAGAAAAGAATGCAAAATTAGGGGTGTTTCTTTTGAAGTAATTAGCGATTCAAAAACCCAATCTATTCTTGAAGAAATTAGCAGTCCGTCGCAAAATATGGAAACCGTGGTGTTAGAGAAAGCGCCAAAAATTGCGGTGTATTCTCCACAGGGGAATAAACCCTGGGACGATGCGGTGACGATGGCGCTCACTTACGCTGAAATTCCTTACGAAACCATCTATGATGAAGCGGTATTAAATGATGCTTTGATTTTATATGATTGGTTGCACTTACACCACGAAGATTTTACCGGCCAGTACGGAAAATTTTATAGAACATTTAGAACTACGCCCTGGTATATCCAGGAAAAACAAGAAGCTGAAGCTTTAGCACAAAAGTTGGGCTATAATAAGGTTTCCGAAGAGAAATTGGATGTAGCTTTAAAAATTAGAGATTATGTTGTTGGCGGCGGCTTTATGTTTGCGATGTGCAGCGCAACCGATAGTTTTGATATCGCCCTGGCTGCTAAAGGAGTTGATATAGCTGAAACTATGTTTGATGGCGATCCCAGTGAGCCCGGTTATCAATCTAAAATAGATTTCAGTAATACTTTCGCGTTTACCGATTTTACGTTAGAACGAAGCCCGATGGTCTATGAGTTTTCTTCTATAGATATGACTGCTAAAAGAAATATTCCGAAGGAAACTGATTATTTTACCTTAATGGATTTTTCTGCTAAATGGGATGTGGTGCCAACGATGCTTACACAGAATCATACACGCCTGGTTAAAGGATTTATGGGGCAAACTACTGCCTATAATCCCGATAATATTAAGGCTAATGTTTTGGTGATGGGAGAAAGCAAGTTAAATGGTGAAGCGCGTTATATTCATGGAATAAAAGGAAAAGGCTTTTTCACCTTTTACGGTGGGCACGACCCTGAAGATTATCAGCATAGAGTAGGGGATCCAAAAACCGAACTGGAATTACACCCAACGTCTCCCGGTTATAGACTTATTTTAAACAATGTGCTTTTTCCGGCAGCGAAGAAAAAACCACAAAAGACTTAA